A window of Zingiber officinale cultivar Zhangliang chromosome 5A, Zo_v1.1, whole genome shotgun sequence contains these coding sequences:
- the LOC121981432 gene encoding ethylene-responsive transcription factor 2-like produces MPQSPSQEPLGRHTRLADPGEPASSGSVARAYCRSSSFGSLVANEWSDGLPFRLDDSDDMVIYGALRDAFHHGWLPSGVKREEEIDPAPQQPPLVQMSLQQQNTGVTGSKSTVRAAISKGRHYRGVRQRPWGKFAAEIRDPARNGARVWLGTFETAEEAALAYDRAAYRMRGSRALLNFPLRIGSEKDTAASTPTVASSSLKRSSAEPSSPSCSSSSSSSSSWISSPKRRKRGEAAAAALPAATSSPLSAPIQVPVQAHSGLGFGDRPEVLPAGPVVQLPHAGQLLVS; encoded by the coding sequence ATGCCCCAATCTCCCTCCCAGGAGCCTCTCGGACGCCATACCCGACTCGCCGACCCCGGCGAGCCAGCGTCGTCTGGCTCCGTTGCGAGGGCCTACTGCCGGAGCTCCAGCTTTGGCAGCCTCGTAGCCAACGAGTGGTCGGACGGGCTTCCCTTCCGCCTCGACGACTCtgacgacatggtgatctacGGTGCGCTCCGCGACGCCTTCCACCATGGCTGGCTTCCCTCCGGCGTCAAGCGGGAGGAAGAGATTGATCCGGCCCCGCAACAGCCTCCTCTGGTCCAGATGTCCCTACAGCAGCAGAACACGGGCGTAACGGGTTCGAAGTCGACGGTGAGGGCGGCGATATCGAAGGGGAGGCACTACAGAGGGGTGCGGCAGCGGCCCTGGGGGAAATTCGCAGCCGAAATTAGGGATCCGGCGAGAAACGGAGCGAGAGTGTGGCTGGGCACGTTCGAGACGGCGGAGGAGGCAGCCCTTGCCTACGACCGCGCCGCCTATCGGATGCGGGGATCCCGGGCGCTGCTCAATTTTCCGCTCCGGATCGGCTCCGAGAAGGACACGGCGGCGTCCACACCCACCGTAGCCTCGTCTTCTTTGAAGCGGTCCTCGGCGGAACCCAGCTCCCCCTCctgttcctcctcctcctcctcgtcctcCTCTTGGATCTCATCTCCGAAGAGGAGGAAACGAGGCGAGGCAGCGGCTGCGGCGTTGCCGGCCGCTACCTCATCTCCGCTTTCAGCGCCGATTCAAGTTCCGGTGCAAGCGCATTCCGGTCTGGGATTTGGGGATCGGCCAGAGGTTTTACCTGCCGGACCGGTTGTCCAGCTTCCACATGCGGGTCAACTATTGGTTAGCTGA